A portion of the Pedobacter cryoconitis genome contains these proteins:
- a CDS encoding Hint domain-containing protein yields the protein MADEELQWLTEKHYLVCPKGAMFKQMKVTSQEQVTFSGNLAATTEDKMIGNVFICLGSMAFMAGAIAGLLVAALALLAVPVAGWALALIIGGALLLAIGAGYMKCKTNAAARIWVNSSPNLVIHHHEGLVVGQSQLSCPPEGAMIDIKATFWEAMMSTTMNNVGHIANFAFGFLAGRGLGSMAGTLGTQGIRAAGAEFLTIARTEMGSMFNPASLFGKMSWFCRGMRGFGMFGAYKGQADIWTNDEMSVTDKLLASGQELVLAIFAAKGASLVCFPAGTTVHTGNGVMAIEDIAVGTLVWTLNEENGQRELKPITATHRRTTLSMMVVELGNGTIFEVTPEHRFLVENEWREIQSITALDELEGIDGERVRIKNIGLISKSAVVYNFDVLDNENYFVTEDGVLVHNGYAKKLDDDSYEIGVNYKEGWTPQQIAEADAKIKALNESGDLIISTPNRGSKSAADMYRDAGFEIPAGKDVDHIKDLQFGGPDAVTNMNPLDFSVNRSLGPQIYHQTKNLPLGTKVSKIIISPIK from the coding sequence ATGGCTGACGAGGAATTACAATGGTTAACGGAAAAGCATTATTTAGTTTGCCCTAAAGGTGCAATGTTCAAACAGATGAAAGTAACCAGCCAAGAGCAGGTTACATTCAGTGGCAATCTTGCGGCAACAACCGAGGATAAGATGATTGGCAATGTATTTATCTGTTTGGGTAGTATGGCATTTATGGCGGGGGCAATTGCAGGTTTGCTAGTTGCTGCTTTAGCATTACTTGCTGTACCAGTAGCAGGCTGGGCATTGGCTTTAATTATCGGCGGTGCTTTATTACTCGCTATAGGTGCTGGTTATATGAAGTGTAAAACAAATGCAGCGGCAAGGATTTGGGTCAACTCCTCTCCTAATTTGGTGATACATCATCATGAAGGGTTGGTTGTTGGTCAAAGTCAGTTAAGCTGCCCTCCGGAAGGTGCGATGATTGATATTAAAGCCACTTTCTGGGAAGCGATGATGAGTACCACGATGAATAATGTGGGGCATATTGCCAACTTTGCTTTTGGATTTTTAGCGGGCAGAGGATTGGGCAGCATGGCGGGAACGTTAGGTACACAAGGTATCAGAGCTGCCGGTGCAGAGTTTTTAACGATAGCGCGAACAGAAATGGGATCCATGTTTAACCCGGCTTCTTTGTTTGGTAAGATGAGTTGGTTTTGCAGAGGAATGCGCGGATTTGGTATGTTCGGCGCTTATAAGGGCCAGGCTGATATCTGGACAAACGATGAGATGAGTGTTACGGACAAGTTATTGGCGAGTGGTCAGGAACTGGTCTTAGCAATTTTTGCAGCCAAAGGAGCTTCACTGGTTTGTTTCCCTGCAGGTACTACGGTACATACAGGAAATGGGGTGATGGCTATTGAGGACATCGCTGTTGGGACATTAGTCTGGACGCTGAATGAAGAAAACGGACAAAGAGAGTTGAAACCGATTACAGCAACACATCGCCGCACAACCTTGAGTATGATGGTTGTTGAATTGGGAAATGGAACTATATTTGAAGTAACACCGGAGCATCGTTTCCTGGTGGAAAATGAGTGGCGCGAGATCCAGTCGATTACTGCGCTGGATGAACTGGAAGGAATTGACGGGGAAAGGGTAAGGATTAAGAATATCGGGTTGATCAGCAAAAGCGCTGTGGTTTATAACTTCGATGTTTTAGACAATGAGAATTACTTTGTTACCGAGGATGGGGTACTGGTACATAATGGGTATGCGAAAAAACTTGATGATGACTCTTATGAAATAGGGGTTAATTATAAAGAAGGTTGGACTCCTCAACAAATAGCTGAAGCTGATGCAAAAATAAAAGCGCTAAACGAGTCTGGAGATTTAATTATATCAACACCTAATAGAGGTAGTAAATCTGCAGCAGATATGTATAGAGATGCCGGATTTGAAATACCTGCTGGAAAAGATGTAGATCATATCAAGGACTTACAATTTGGTGGCCCGGATGCCGTTACAAATATGAATCCACTTGATTTTAGTGTGAATAGAAGTCTGGGACCTCAAATTTACCATCAAACTAAAAACCTGCCTTTGGGCACAAAAGTATCTAAGATTATTATATCACCTATTAAATAA
- a CDS encoding SMI1/KNR4 family protein → MIEIHQKIKSLGDIIFRKKREERHNTHHTLEFIKSVMDALPEQRVIDFIKEYGFSTFKNYVMIKSFEKSSFLSSGEIKLGLIFGFGDGTDSVKDAIDTYFIEEQLNWKFFPLFEGYPGDIIFYSLEPETRGKIYYWHHEGDINADKSLIANSFEEFINNLYLKQKEEEEEEPELSADELASVNERRKRVGLPLIVKNRNEIT, encoded by the coding sequence ATGATTGAAATTCATCAAAAGATAAAAAGCCTGGGAGATATTATTTTTCGGAAAAAAAGAGAAGAAAGACATAATACCCATCACACTTTAGAATTTATCAAAAGTGTGATGGATGCTTTACCCGAACAACGGGTGATAGATTTCATCAAGGAATATGGATTCTCTACTTTTAAGAATTATGTGATGATAAAGTCATTTGAGAAATCTTCTTTTTTATCTAGCGGAGAGATAAAATTGGGATTAATCTTTGGTTTTGGAGATGGAACAGATAGCGTAAAAGATGCTATTGATACTTACTTTATAGAAGAGCAATTGAATTGGAAGTTTTTCCCTTTATTCGAGGGATATCCCGGAGATATCATATTTTATTCTCTGGAACCAGAAACAAGAGGCAAAATATACTATTGGCATCATGAGGGAGATATCAATGCAGATAAGTCATTGATAGCAAACTCATTTGAAGAGTTTATTAATAACTTATATCTCAAACAAAAAGAGGAGGAAGAAGAAGAGCCAGAATTATCTGCAGATGAACTCGCTTCAGTTAATGAGCGGAGAAAAAGAGTAGGTCTTCCTCTTATTGTTAAAAATAGAAATGAGATTACCTGA
- a CDS encoding SMI1/KNR4 family protein: protein MDTTWKFVKPLKDKSSILLVEKEWGIKLPEIFIELVINYNSGVPENTAFNTEFSTGKSSGELLNFNLDSKDNVLAEYKNIEDKLPPDIFPFAADPGGNYICFDYRMNKENPQIVFWNHEERFIIEGDQIVNPDVENEFDLHIIEPVSNDLEGFLNKLYTIKNDEDNDFEGFELL from the coding sequence ATGGATACAACCTGGAAGTTCGTAAAGCCCTTAAAAGACAAATCATCTATTCTTTTAGTTGAAAAAGAATGGGGCATAAAACTTCCTGAGATTTTTATTGAGCTGGTAATAAACTATAACTCAGGCGTTCCGGAAAATACAGCATTTAATACAGAGTTTTCAACAGGTAAGAGTTCTGGAGAACTGTTAAATTTTAATCTTGATAGTAAGGATAATGTATTAGCTGAATATAAGAACATTGAAGACAAACTGCCACCTGATATTTTTCCTTTTGCTGCCGATCCGGGGGGAAATTATATATGCTTTGATTACAGAATGAATAAAGAGAATCCACAAATAGTATTTTGGAATCATGAAGAAAGATTTATAATTGAGGGCGATCAGATAGTAAATCCGGATGTTGAAAATGAATTCGATTTACATATTATAGAGCCAGTTTCCAATGATCTCGAAGGATTTTTAAATAAGTTATATACTATTAAAAATGATGAAGATAATGATTTTGAAGGATTTGAATTGTTATAA
- a CDS encoding SMI1/KNR4 family protein, which yields MEFEQTSQNLSLEDLRDFETKINLTLPEDFKEHYLKSNGGYPPFEHVKGINHLFTINGFIPIKHGTAPIEETISDYKKSGITFGPKIPFAFDNGDNIYLISLDSEDYETIYLVESEFLNIKEKQYYKVSNNFTGFLASFYNE from the coding sequence ATGGAATTTGAACAGACTTCACAGAACCTTTCTCTAGAAGATTTAAGAGATTTTGAAACCAAAATCAATTTAACATTACCTGAAGATTTTAAAGAACACTATTTGAAGAGCAATGGTGGTTATCCCCCTTTTGAACATGTCAAAGGAATAAATCACTTATTCACAATAAACGGATTTATACCAATAAAACATGGAACTGCCCCAATTGAAGAAACGATTTCTGATTATAAAAAAAGTGGAATTACCTTTGGCCCAAAAATCCCTTTCGCCTTTGATAATGGTGATAACATTTATTTAATCTCTTTAGATAGCGAGGACTATGAGACTATTTACCTGGTTGAATCCGAATTTTTGAATATAAAGGAAAAACAATATTATAAAGTCTCGAACAATTTCACCGGATTTCTAGCGAGTTTTTACAACGAATAA
- a CDS encoding prephenate dehydratase, whose protein sequence is MKKVTRVAIQGIKASFHEEAAFKFFGNDIKTVECNSFKQTCEVLEAREVDYVVMAIENSIAGSLLPNYTLIREYNFAVTGEVYLPIQLHLMALPGVKLEDVKYVTSHPIAIRQCIDFFDEFPHLKVVESVDTAACAKKIRDEQLTDTVAIANTLAAELYGLNIIERRIESNKKNYTRFLILQNDKTEDLTEINKSSICFQVGNHVGALSKVLNIFAEQNVNLSKIQSMPVLGKRSEYYFYVDMEWTESEKYDIAIRKALKYTVNFNIMGEYLKNDIV, encoded by the coding sequence ATGAAAAAAGTAACAAGAGTAGCAATACAAGGTATTAAAGCCTCCTTTCATGAAGAAGCTGCTTTCAAATTCTTTGGTAATGACATTAAAACTGTCGAATGCAATTCCTTTAAACAAACATGCGAAGTGCTTGAAGCACGGGAAGTTGACTACGTAGTGATGGCGATTGAAAACTCTATAGCTGGTAGCCTTTTACCAAATTATACCCTGATCAGAGAATATAATTTTGCAGTGACCGGAGAGGTTTATCTTCCTATACAATTGCATTTAATGGCCCTGCCAGGAGTGAAATTGGAAGACGTAAAATATGTAACCTCCCACCCTATTGCTATTCGTCAGTGTATCGATTTCTTTGATGAGTTTCCACACCTTAAGGTAGTGGAAAGTGTAGATACAGCCGCTTGTGCAAAAAAGATCAGAGACGAGCAATTAACTGATACTGTTGCGATTGCAAATACACTGGCTGCCGAGCTTTATGGCTTGAACATTATAGAAAGAAGAATTGAATCTAATAAAAAGAATTACACCCGTTTCCTGATCCTTCAAAACGATAAAACAGAAGATTTGACTGAAATTAATAAATCCTCCATCTGTTTCCAGGTTGGTAACCATGTAGGTGCACTCTCTAAAGTGCTGAACATCTTCGCAGAGCAAAATGTGAATTTAAGCAAGATCCAGTCTATGCCTGTTTTAGGGAAAAGAAGTGAGTATTACTTCTATGTCGATATGGAATGGACAGAAAGCGAGAAATATGACATCGCTATCCGTAAAGCACTGAAATACACAGTAAACTTTAATATAATGGGCGAGTATCTGAAAAACGATATCGTTTAA
- a CDS encoding chorismate mutase, translating to MKLNLNIQPLSSWINVKNEPLIISGPCSAETEDQLLSTAHLLAATGKVSVLRAGIWKPRTRPGEFEGIGSIGLEWLKKAKAETGLPTAVEVANAKHVEEALAAGVDILWIGARSTANPFTVQEIADALKGVDIPVLIKNPVNPDISLWIGALERINNAGITKLGAIHRGFSSYEKSSFRNEPMWELAIQLKTLCPELPIINDPSHICGNRELIPYISQKALDLDMQGLMIESHIDPSVAWTDAKQQVTPAALEELIAKLSLRDPESNNEAFADKLAELRKQIDKIDDVMLQKLSERMAIVEKIGQYKRDSKVTILQVNRWDEILKKGTAFAKALKLDLGFTEKFLELVHAESIRKQTAIMNEGKTEEEIVEAAAAKA from the coding sequence ATGAAATTAAACTTAAACATTCAGCCATTATCGAGCTGGATCAACGTTAAAAACGAGCCGCTTATCATCTCTGGACCATGTAGCGCAGAAACTGAAGATCAATTGTTATCTACTGCACATTTATTAGCTGCAACTGGTAAAGTATCTGTATTAAGAGCTGGAATCTGGAAACCACGTACCCGTCCGGGAGAATTCGAAGGAATCGGAAGTATCGGTCTGGAGTGGTTGAAAAAAGCTAAAGCTGAAACCGGATTACCTACAGCTGTAGAAGTAGCAAACGCTAAACATGTGGAAGAAGCATTGGCAGCGGGCGTTGATATCTTATGGATCGGTGCAAGATCAACTGCAAACCCTTTTACAGTACAGGAAATTGCTGACGCTTTAAAAGGTGTTGATATCCCTGTATTAATCAAAAATCCAGTAAATCCTGATATCTCACTATGGATTGGTGCTTTAGAGCGGATCAACAATGCAGGTATCACTAAATTAGGTGCAATTCACCGTGGTTTCTCTTCTTACGAGAAAAGCTCTTTCCGTAACGAACCAATGTGGGAACTTGCGATTCAATTGAAAACGCTTTGCCCTGAATTGCCAATTATTAATGACCCTTCTCATATTTGCGGAAACCGCGAATTAATCCCTTATATCTCTCAAAAAGCATTAGACCTTGACATGCAAGGATTAATGATTGAGTCACATATTGACCCTTCTGTAGCATGGACTGACGCTAAACAACAGGTTACTCCTGCTGCTTTGGAAGAACTGATCGCTAAATTAAGTTTACGTGATCCAGAATCCAACAACGAAGCGTTTGCTGATAAATTAGCCGAATTACGTAAGCAAATTGATAAAATTGATGATGTAATGCTTCAGAAATTAAGTGAGCGTATGGCTATCGTTGAAAAAATCGGTCAGTACAAAAGAGATAGCAAAGTAACCATCTTACAAGTTAACCGTTGGGATGAAATCCTTAAAAAAGGAACTGCTTTTGCTAAAGCCCTTAAATTAGACCTTGGTTTTACAGAGAAATTCTTAGAATTAGTTCATGCTGAGTCTATCAGAAAACAAACTGCAATCATGAACGAAGGCAAAACTGAAGAAGAAATCGTTGAAGCTGCTGCTGCAAAAGCTTAA
- the aroA gene encoding 3-phosphoshikimate 1-carboxyvinyltransferase, translating into MKKNALVSFKGQKDIQATINLTGSKSESNRALIIAAISKGLVKVNNLSDAADTVTLNRILTELGTTEPEGRRTVDVGHAGTAMRFLTAYLATIPQQFLLTGSARMQERPIAILVDALKSLGADISYAKNEGFPPLSINGGLNNVRAEVSIKGNVSSQYLSALLIIAPKLLAGLSLNIEGGLTSRPYVEMTLALLASAGVSHSWKGDNIYIGPQQYQAATLTVEPDWSAASYWYSIAALADQAAIELPNLKEESLQGDSKIQEIMIGLGVNTQRTANGIALKANKNEAQTTAILNLKDCPDLAQTIIVCAAAKGLNLAFTGLETLKIKETNRILALQNELGKIGVTLNEENEVYTLNCEGLNFPEKVTFATYDDHRMAMAFAPLSLLIKEVEIEDFQVVEKSYPDFWKHLQKAGFTVQELA; encoded by the coding sequence ATGAAGAAGAATGCACTTGTTTCCTTTAAGGGACAAAAAGATATCCAGGCAACGATAAACCTCACGGGTTCAAAAAGTGAGAGCAACAGGGCATTAATTATTGCTGCAATCAGTAAAGGGTTAGTCAAGGTAAATAATCTTTCTGATGCTGCTGATACAGTGACTTTGAACAGGATTTTGACGGAACTGGGTACAACTGAACCTGAAGGAAGAAGAACGGTAGATGTTGGCCATGCTGGCACTGCAATGCGCTTTTTAACGGCTTATTTGGCTACAATTCCACAGCAATTTTTGCTTACAGGATCTGCCAGAATGCAGGAACGCCCGATTGCTATCTTAGTGGACGCTTTAAAAAGCCTGGGTGCGGATATATCTTATGCTAAAAATGAGGGTTTCCCTCCTTTGTCTATCAATGGAGGTTTAAATAATGTACGTGCAGAGGTTTCTATCAAAGGAAATGTAAGCAGTCAGTATTTATCGGCCTTGCTGATTATTGCGCCAAAATTGCTTGCTGGCCTTTCGCTGAATATTGAGGGTGGATTAACTTCCAGACCCTATGTAGAAATGACGCTGGCTTTATTGGCTTCAGCTGGGGTTTCACATAGCTGGAAAGGCGATAATATCTATATAGGCCCGCAGCAATATCAGGCGGCAACCCTGACTGTTGAACCTGACTGGAGCGCTGCATCTTACTGGTACAGCATTGCTGCACTAGCTGATCAGGCGGCTATTGAACTGCCTAACTTGAAAGAGGAAAGCTTGCAGGGAGATAGTAAAATCCAGGAAATCATGATTGGCCTTGGTGTGAATACACAAAGAACCGCAAATGGCATAGCTTTAAAAGCCAATAAAAACGAAGCACAAACTACAGCTATTCTAAACTTAAAAGACTGTCCTGATCTGGCACAAACTATTATTGTTTGTGCTGCTGCTAAGGGATTAAACCTTGCTTTTACTGGCTTGGAAACGCTTAAAATTAAAGAAACCAACAGAATTCTGGCCTTACAAAATGAGCTGGGTAAAATTGGCGTTACTTTAAATGAAGAAAATGAAGTTTATACGTTAAACTGTGAAGGATTAAACTTCCCGGAAAAGGTAACTTTCGCAACCTATGATGATCACCGGATGGCTATGGCCTTTGCGCCTTTAAGTTTGCTGATTAAAGAAGTAGAAATTGAAGATTTTCAGGTGGTAGAGAAGTCATATCCTGATTTCTGGAAACATCTGCAAAAAGCAGGTTTCACGGTTCAGGAATTAGCCTGA
- the aroC gene encoding chorismate synthase, translating to MAGNTFGHLFRISTFGESHGEAIGVIVDGCPAGLPIDLEFIQSELDKRRPGQSKITTQRKESDTVQILSGIFEGQSTGTPIALLIPNEDHRSKDYEHNKTVYRPSHADYTYDAKYGIRDHRGGGRSSARETAARVAAGAIAKLLLQHYGIGIFAHVSAVGTINAPNLAALPIAELLAQREENIVRCADPATANEMIEFIDSVRKDGDTVGGKISCIIHNCPPGLGEPVFDKLHADLGKAMLSINAVHGFEYGSGFSGSEMRGSAHNDIFLTDGAIPKTLTNFSGGIQGGISNGMEINFTVAFKPVATIMHNQQTVNAAGEAAEIKGKGRHDPCVVPRAVVIVEAMAALVLADQLLRNKSSRL from the coding sequence ATGGCAGGAAATACCTTCGGACACTTATTCAGGATTTCAACTTTTGGAGAATCACATGGCGAGGCTATTGGCGTTATCGTAGATGGCTGTCCTGCCGGATTGCCTATTGATCTGGAGTTTATCCAGTCAGAGTTAGATAAACGCCGTCCGGGACAATCAAAGATAACCACACAACGTAAAGAGAGCGACACGGTACAAATCTTATCGGGTATTTTCGAAGGACAAAGTACCGGTACACCGATTGCGCTTTTGATTCCGAATGAGGATCACCGTTCAAAAGATTATGAGCATAATAAGACTGTTTATCGTCCTTCGCATGCGGATTATACTTATGATGCTAAATATGGTATCCGCGATCACCGTGGTGGCGGACGTTCCTCTGCCAGAGAAACGGCTGCCCGGGTAGCGGCAGGTGCGATTGCCAAGTTGTTACTTCAACATTACGGAATTGGTATTTTTGCGCATGTTTCTGCTGTAGGTACTATCAATGCACCTAATTTAGCAGCATTGCCAATTGCTGAATTGCTGGCACAGCGCGAAGAAAATATCGTGCGCTGCGCAGATCCGGCAACCGCAAACGAAATGATCGAATTTATAGACAGTGTCAGAAAAGATGGAGATACTGTTGGTGGAAAAATCAGTTGTATCATTCATAATTGCCCTCCAGGATTAGGAGAGCCTGTTTTTGATAAGCTGCATGCCGATTTAGGCAAAGCGATGTTAAGCATTAACGCTGTACATGGTTTTGAATATGGCTCAGGATTTTCAGGGAGTGAGATGAGGGGATCAGCACACAATGATATCTTCCTGACAGATGGAGCAATACCAAAAACACTGACTAATTTCTCTGGTGGTATACAAGGAGGAATTTCTAACGGAATGGAAATCAATTTTACAGTAGCTTTTAAGCCTGTAGCGACCATTATGCATAATCAGCAAACGGTTAATGCTGCTGGTGAAGCGGCAGAGATTAAAGGTAAAGGCAGACATGATCCTTGTGTAGTGCCCAGAGCAGTTGTGATCGTTGAGGCGATGGCAGCTTTAGTGCTTGCCGATCAGTTATTAAGAAATAAATCAAGCAGGTTATAA
- a CDS encoding S8/S53 family peptidase has translation MKNKNSVAILCATFLVVLVSCRKDNLTNNSQDALHPKDKLYSVQEINAVIQSSLQKTGDFKWNEQSDELLYSAVIHGDSLLSVGYGNPQSNTITQSNNAEAQMSNISVSEAKKAGVNIDGIKSGILQQVKTAEAKENVLQYESPVLTNMVVKIGNLSTLQELRKSKAIRYVEPADYNKHLLKSRSAIATESLSSGGGGDPAELPGWFIQGSGEPLIPKSYGDQKIPDAWKVSTGRGITIGLIDNGVYQAQTAFTSQEFGAGRTIALFGTFKGNSSSNDGVYANKDDMSADHGTAMASLIAAPKKVNLPVGIAYNCNLVSYRATDFVALWASKQQQGVSTALTRLADDQNVKVISMSNGWIFNISALADAVKYAKSKGKLIFAAAGTSIKPINLGFFVIDIPKSVGVIFPASMNETVAVTGTDYSTTGNLVSCKECHEGNKVYFTTTTATSAGINNAVAVYHDTPGQYGFSGSSSAATAINAGIAALVWAAHPSWNDKQVLQRMVESAKLYPNKDSKLGYGPINVLKAVQP, from the coding sequence ATGAAAAACAAAAACAGCGTGGCAATTTTGTGCGCCACATTTTTAGTCGTTTTGGTATCCTGTCGTAAGGATAACCTGACCAACAACAGTCAGGATGCGCTCCACCCAAAAGACAAACTTTATTCTGTACAGGAAATTAATGCAGTAATTCAGTCCAGTTTACAGAAAACCGGAGATTTTAAATGGAATGAGCAAAGTGATGAATTGTTATACAGTGCTGTTATCCATGGGGATAGCCTGCTGTCTGTCGGTTATGGAAATCCACAGTCTAACACCATTACTCAAAGTAACAATGCTGAAGCTCAAATGTCAAACATCAGTGTATCTGAAGCAAAGAAAGCCGGAGTAAATATAGACGGCATTAAAAGCGGCATTTTACAGCAGGTAAAGACTGCTGAGGCCAAAGAGAACGTGCTGCAATATGAAAGCCCTGTGTTGACCAATATGGTGGTTAAAATAGGAAATTTAAGTACGCTTCAGGAGCTGCGTAAATCTAAGGCTATCCGCTATGTGGAACCTGCTGATTACAATAAGCATTTATTAAAGAGCAGATCTGCTATTGCTACAGAAAGCCTGAGCTCTGGTGGAGGTGGCGATCCTGCTGAGCTTCCGGGCTGGTTTATCCAAGGCAGCGGAGAGCCTTTAATCCCTAAGAGTTACGGAGATCAGAAAATCCCGGATGCCTGGAAAGTAAGTACTGGAAGAGGTATCACTATTGGCTTAATTGATAACGGGGTTTATCAAGCTCAAACCGCATTCACTTCACAGGAATTTGGTGCAGGGAGAACGATTGCATTATTTGGTACATTTAAGGGCAATTCCAGTTCAAATGATGGCGTATATGCAAATAAAGATGATATGAGCGCCGATCATGGTACTGCTATGGCTTCTTTAATTGCTGCACCGAAAAAGGTAAACCTGCCTGTCGGAATTGCTTATAACTGTAATCTGGTGAGCTACAGGGCAACTGATTTTGTCGCATTATGGGCCTCTAAACAACAACAGGGCGTGTCCACTGCTTTAACCAGGTTAGCTGATGATCAAAATGTAAAGGTGATATCGATGTCTAATGGCTGGATCTTTAATATATCAGCTTTAGCTGACGCTGTGAAATATGCAAAAAGTAAAGGTAAACTAATCTTTGCTGCTGCCGGTACCTCTATTAAACCAATTAATCTGGGCTTCTTCGTGATTGATATCCCTAAAAGTGTGGGAGTAATATTTCCGGCTTCCATGAACGAAACTGTTGCGGTTACAGGCACCGATTACAGCACAACAGGAAACCTGGTGAGTTGTAAAGAGTGTCATGAAGGTAATAAAGTTTATTTTACAACCACTACTGCAACTTCAGCAGGCATCAATAACGCAGTAGCAGTTTATCATGATACCCCGGGTCAATATGGTTTCTCAGGCTCTTCTTCGGCGGCTACAGCAATTAATGCTGGTATCGCAGCACTGGTTTGGGCTGCGCACCCATCGTGGAATGATAAACAGGTTTTACAAAGAATGGTAGAATCTGCTAAATTATATCCTAATAAAGATTCAAAACTGGGCTATGGCCCGATCAATGTTTTAAAAGCTGTTCAGCCTTAA